One part of the Truepera radiovictrix DSM 17093 genome encodes these proteins:
- a CDS encoding NAD(P) transhydrogenase subunit alpha, with amino-acid sequence MRIAFPKEAPPETRVTLTPTVAAKFATLGAAVRLEAGLGAPLGFSDDAYREAGAEVVPKEGLLEGAEAVVRLNPLREDEARALPAGAVVVGLLDPFRNLGAVRALAERGVSALCMELIPRTTYAQKMDALSSQASLAGYAAVVLAAERLDKVLPMMSTPAGTIAPARVFVVGAGVAGLQAIATAKRLGARVEAFDTRPVVEEQVRSLGAKFVKIDVGETGQTAQGYATALTTEQLERQRQGMAKVCAASDIVITTAQVFGKRAPLLLTEEMVAGMRPGSVIVDLAAATGGNVAGTVAGEEVVKRGVRLVGLTNLPGAVARDASQMYAANVYNLIEHLWDRAQGRVVLRLEDEVTSACLLTHEGAVRHAGVRELLESLGAPTQAEAAKATVTEEHHEPTP; translated from the coding sequence ATGCGGATTGCTTTCCCCAAAGAAGCGCCTCCGGAAACGCGCGTGACCCTGACGCCGACGGTCGCCGCGAAGTTCGCCACGTTGGGTGCTGCGGTTAGGCTCGAGGCTGGCCTCGGCGCCCCCTTAGGCTTCTCCGACGACGCCTACCGCGAGGCCGGTGCGGAGGTCGTCCCCAAGGAGGGGCTTTTGGAGGGCGCTGAGGCCGTGGTGCGCCTGAACCCGCTACGCGAGGACGAAGCGCGCGCGCTCCCCGCCGGCGCCGTCGTCGTGGGCCTGCTCGACCCCTTTCGTAATCTGGGCGCGGTGCGCGCGCTCGCCGAGCGGGGCGTCAGCGCGCTCTGCATGGAGCTCATCCCCCGCACGACCTACGCGCAGAAGATGGACGCGCTCTCGTCGCAAGCGAGCCTCGCGGGCTACGCCGCGGTGGTGCTCGCCGCCGAACGCCTCGACAAGGTGCTGCCGATGATGAGCACCCCGGCGGGCACCATCGCGCCGGCGCGGGTGTTCGTCGTGGGGGCGGGGGTCGCCGGGCTCCAAGCGATCGCGACCGCCAAGCGCCTCGGCGCGCGCGTCGAGGCCTTCGACACCCGCCCCGTGGTCGAGGAGCAGGTGCGCTCCTTGGGCGCCAAGTTCGTCAAGATCGACGTCGGCGAAACCGGCCAGACAGCGCAGGGCTACGCCACGGCGCTCACGACGGAGCAGCTCGAGCGTCAGCGGCAGGGGATGGCGAAGGTCTGCGCGGCTTCGGACATCGTGATTACCACCGCCCAGGTGTTCGGCAAACGCGCGCCGCTACTCCTCACCGAGGAGATGGTCGCCGGCATGCGCCCCGGCAGCGTCATCGTCGACCTCGCCGCCGCTACGGGGGGCAACGTCGCGGGCACCGTGGCGGGGGAGGAGGTCGTCAAAAGGGGCGTGCGCCTCGTCGGGCTCACCAACCTGCCGGGCGCGGTCGCCCGCGACGCCTCGCAGATGTACGCCGCTAATGTCTACAACCTCATCGAGCACCTGTGGGACAGGGCGCAGGGGCGCGTGGTGCTCAGGCTCGAGGACGAGGTGACGAGCGCGTGCCTGCTGACGCACGAGGGCGCCGTGCGGCACGCGGGGGTGCGCGAGCTGCTCGAGTCACTCGGGGCGCCTACCCAAGCGGAGGCCGCCAAAGCAACGGTTACGGAGGAGCACCATGAACCCACCCCCTGA
- a CDS encoding trans-sulfuration enzyme family protein translates to MNRELRLETLAVHAGAEPDAATGAVTPPIHLSTTFERDPDGSYPKGFVYSRTDNPNRRALEAALAALEGGEAAACFASGSAAVASVLRTLRPGDHVLAPDDLYHGVRKLLQQVFVPWGLAVSFADLSDTAAAARALRPNTRLIWVETPSNPLLKLTDIGALAALARDVGALLVCDATWTPPPVTRALTLGAHLVVHSTTKYLAGHSDVLGGAVVAARADGTFERLRAVQNLEGAVPSPFDCWLVLRSLRTLPYRMRAHCDNAARVAAFLAGHARVASVHYPGLASHPAHALAARQMAYPGGMLSFRVRGGEAAAMAVAARVRLFTRGTSLGGVESLIEHRASIEGPESTTPRDLLRVSVGLEHPDDLIEDLEQAMAEDLT, encoded by the coding sequence ATGAACCGCGAGCTTCGGCTCGAGACCCTCGCCGTGCACGCGGGCGCCGAACCCGACGCGGCGACCGGCGCGGTCACCCCACCCATTCACCTCTCGACGACCTTCGAGCGCGACCCCGACGGCTCATACCCCAAGGGCTTCGTCTATAGCCGCACGGACAACCCCAACCGGCGCGCGCTCGAGGCGGCCCTGGCGGCGCTCGAGGGGGGCGAGGCGGCGGCCTGCTTCGCCTCGGGTTCGGCGGCCGTCGCCAGCGTGTTGCGCACGCTCCGCCCCGGCGACCACGTGCTCGCCCCCGACGACCTCTACCACGGCGTCCGCAAGCTGCTCCAACAGGTCTTCGTCCCGTGGGGGCTAGCGGTCAGCTTCGCCGACCTGTCGGACACGGCGGCGGCGGCGCGCGCGCTGCGGCCCAACACGCGGCTTATCTGGGTCGAGACCCCCTCGAACCCGCTGCTCAAACTCACGGACATCGGGGCGCTCGCGGCGCTCGCGCGTGACGTCGGGGCGCTCTTGGTGTGCGACGCGACCTGGACGCCGCCACCGGTGACGCGCGCGCTGACGCTGGGCGCCCACCTGGTGGTGCACTCCACGACGAAGTACTTAGCGGGACACTCGGACGTGCTCGGCGGGGCGGTGGTAGCGGCGCGCGCCGACGGGACCTTCGAGCGGCTGCGCGCGGTGCAGAACCTCGAGGGGGCGGTCCCGTCGCCCTTCGACTGCTGGCTGGTGCTGCGCAGCCTCCGCACGCTCCCCTACCGGATGCGCGCTCACTGCGACAACGCCGCTAGGGTGGCCGCCTTTTTGGCGGGGCACGCGCGGGTTGCGAGCGTCCACTACCCCGGCCTCGCCTCGCACCCGGCCCACGCGCTCGCCGCGCGGCAGATGGCCTACCCGGGCGGGATGCTCTCGTTCCGGGTCCGCGGGGGAGAGGCGGCGGCGATGGCGGTCGCGGCCCGCGTGCGGCTCTTTACCCGCGGCACCAGCTTAGGCGGGGTGGAGAGCCTCATCGAGCACCGCGCCAGCATCGAGGGGCCGGAGAGCACCACCCCCCGCGACCTCCTGCGCGTCTCCGTGGGGCTCGAGCACCCGGACGACCTGATCGAAGACCTCGAGCAAGCTATGGCTGAGGACCTCACGTAG
- a CDS encoding NAD(P) transhydrogenase subunit alpha, which translates to MNPPPDTHTLLLLLFIFVLALFLGRELITKVPSQLHTPLMSGSNAISGITIVGAILAAGSEGAFSTALGVVALVAATINVVGGYLVTDRMLGMFKKGGR; encoded by the coding sequence ATGAACCCACCCCCTGACACCCACACCCTCCTGCTGCTGCTCTTTATCTTCGTGTTGGCCCTTTTTCTCGGCCGCGAACTCATCACCAAGGTGCCGTCGCAGCTCCACACCCCGCTGATGTCGGGGTCGAACGCGATCTCGGGGATCACCATCGTCGGGGCGATTCTCGCGGCGGGGAGCGAGGGGGCCTTTAGCACGGCGCTCGGGGTCGTCGCCCTGGTCGCCGCGACCATCAACGTCGTCGGCGGCTATCTGGTCACCGACCGGATGCTCGGCATGTTCAAAAAGGGCGGGCGCTAG
- a CDS encoding cytochrome P450: protein MTDSREGCPVHAAPQSGLKDVRKVARRSAPGAPAIERRGEVWHVRSYAHVRAILRDAEATRQAGFNAESVGAIRMRQPVLFQDGPEHKRYRTAVARFFTPKTVSERYRAMMEALARELIAELVQRGRAELSALSLRLAVQVAAQVVGLTNSRGMEGRLEAFFRLQRFDGLSRSARVLSGARSQLRLLRFYLLDVRPAIAARRRAPQEDVISHLLEKGYKEAEILSECVTYAAAGMATTREFISLAAWHLLEDGELRRTYVAGDAATRQRVLSELLRLEPVVGHLYRRAVQEITLEGAGQTVRIPAGALLDLYVHAANTDPEAVGSAPLAACPARALAPGVQPAVMSFGDGAHRCPGAFIALQESDIFLRQLLALPVRLVRPPTLRYNALIESYEVRGLEVALD from the coding sequence ATGACGGATTCGAGAGAAGGCTGTCCCGTTCACGCCGCGCCTCAGAGCGGGCTCAAGGATGTCCGCAAGGTCGCTCGCCGGTCCGCGCCGGGGGCGCCCGCTATAGAGCGCCGCGGCGAGGTCTGGCACGTCCGCTCATACGCGCACGTCAGGGCGATTTTGCGCGACGCCGAGGCGACCCGTCAAGCGGGCTTTAACGCCGAGAGCGTCGGGGCCATCCGGATGCGCCAACCCGTGCTCTTTCAAGACGGCCCCGAGCACAAACGCTACCGGACCGCCGTGGCGCGCTTTTTCACCCCCAAGACGGTGAGCGAGCGCTACCGCGCGATGATGGAGGCGCTCGCTCGCGAGCTGATCGCTGAGCTTGTCCAGCGCGGCCGCGCCGAGCTGAGCGCGCTGAGCTTGCGGCTCGCGGTGCAGGTCGCGGCGCAGGTCGTCGGGCTGACGAACTCGAGGGGGATGGAGGGGCGCTTAGAGGCGTTTTTCCGCCTCCAGCGCTTTGACGGCCTCTCCCGGAGCGCGCGCGTTCTAAGCGGCGCGCGCTCCCAACTCCGGCTGCTGCGCTTCTACCTCCTCGACGTGCGCCCCGCGATCGCGGCGCGGCGCCGCGCGCCCCAAGAGGACGTCATCAGCCACCTCCTCGAGAAAGGCTACAAGGAGGCCGAGATCTTGAGCGAGTGCGTCACCTACGCGGCGGCGGGGATGGCGACGACGCGCGAGTTTATCAGCTTAGCGGCGTGGCACCTGCTCGAAGATGGCGAACTCCGGCGCACCTACGTGGCGGGGGACGCCGCCACGCGGCAGCGCGTGCTGAGCGAGCTCTTGCGGCTCGAGCCCGTCGTCGGGCACCTCTACCGCCGCGCGGTGCAGGAGATCACGCTGGAAGGCGCGGGCCAGACGGTCCGGATCCCCGCCGGCGCCCTTTTGGACCTCTACGTGCACGCTGCCAACACCGACCCCGAGGCCGTGGGGAGCGCGCCTTTGGCAGCGTGCCCGGCGCGCGCGCTCGCGCCCGGGGTGCAGCCGGCGGTCATGAGCTTCGGCGACGGCGCGCACCGCTGCCCGGGGGCCTTTATCGCGCTTCAAGAGAGCGACATCTTTCTGCGGCAGCTCCTGGCGCTCCCCGTGCGCCTCGTGCGCCCCCCCACCCTGCGCTACAACGCGCTGATCGAGAGCTACGAGGTGCGGGGGCTCGAGGTCGCGCTGGATTAG
- a CDS encoding amphi-Trp domain-containing protein: MGREVRRFKSEERKSRGEVSAFLRQLADKLDEGRITLRSGGEEVVLEPPQQLTLELQVEDEEKGARGVEHSLEVELAWFDGDEGGAVELS, encoded by the coding sequence ATGGGAAGGGAAGTGAGACGGTTTAAGAGCGAGGAGCGTAAAAGCCGCGGCGAGGTGAGCGCGTTTCTCCGGCAGCTCGCCGACAAGCTCGACGAGGGCCGCATCACGCTGCGCTCGGGGGGCGAAGAGGTCGTGCTCGAGCCCCCGCAGCAGCTCACGCTCGAGCTCCAGGTCGAGGACGAGGAGAAGGGAGCGCGGGGCGTCGAGCACAGCTTGGAGGTCGAACTCGCGTGGTTTGACGGCGACGAGGGCGGGGCGGTCGAGCTGAGTTAG
- a CDS encoding type II toxin-antitoxin system PemK/MazF family toxin, whose product MSSPRFSAGEVVLLTFPFTGVLGAKRRPALVLLDAGDEDILVARITSALARSAFDVKVQNWRGAGLLLPLVVRLHKLATLEKRLVARMLGALGAEDRDAVRGVLATMWTAL is encoded by the coding sequence TTGAGTAGCCCCCGCTTCTCTGCGGGTGAGGTCGTCTTGCTCACCTTCCCCTTTACCGGAGTGCTCGGCGCAAAGCGCCGCCCAGCTCTCGTTCTTTTGGACGCGGGCGACGAGGACATCCTCGTGGCCCGCATCACGAGCGCTCTTGCACGTAGCGCCTTTGACGTCAAGGTGCAGAACTGGCGGGGTGCAGGGTTGTTGCTCCCTTTGGTGGTCAGGCTCCACAAGCTCGCGACCCTCGAGAAGCGGCTCGTGGCGCGCATGTTGGGGGCGCTCGGCGCAGAGGACAGGGACGCCGTACGTGGCGTGCTCGCCACCATGTGGACGGCGTTATGA
- a CDS encoding DUF4126 family protein, translated as MPTPRAKAAHARAAYTQAAPVQAALIGVAAGMRAAVAPALVAHHVRRSPHAPLGRLGWLGSRRAAGALTLAAAGELVGDKLPATPDRTDLGPLVGRALSGALCGAALCRAAGGRGARGALVGAVSALGGAWAFFHLRRALTAAGVPDLAAALAEDGLVLALAEAALGAPRSDRVG; from the coding sequence ATGCCCACCCCACGCGCTAAAGCCGCCCACGCACGAGCCGCCTACACACAAGCCGCCCCCGTACAAGCTGCCCTCATAGGCGTCGCCGCCGGGATGCGCGCCGCCGTCGCCCCCGCTCTCGTCGCGCACCACGTGAGGCGCTCTCCTCACGCTCCCTTGGGGCGGCTCGGCTGGTTGGGCTCGAGGCGGGCGGCGGGGGCGCTCACGCTGGCCGCCGCCGGCGAGCTCGTCGGCGACAAGCTGCCCGCGACGCCCGACCGCACGGACCTCGGACCGCTCGTCGGACGCGCCCTCTCGGGGGCGCTCTGCGGCGCCGCGCTCTGCCGCGCCGCGGGGGGGCGCGGGGCGCGCGGCGCGCTCGTCGGGGCGGTTTCGGCGCTGGGGGGGGCGTGGGCGTTCTTTCACCTGCGGCGGGCCCTCACGGCGGCGGGGGTGCCGGACCTCGCCGCGGCGCTCGCCGAAGACGGCCTGGTCTTGGCCCTCGCTGAAGCGGCGCTCGGCGCCCCCCGCAGCGACCGGGTTGGCTGA
- a CDS encoding deoxyhypusine synthase family protein, whose product MSQTAQTAAQAKTQGPVSDFIRHHYRHFNAAALVDAADAYTAHLASGGHMMVTLAGAMSTAELGLSLAEMIRADKVHIISCTGANLEEDVFNLIAHDFYERVPAWRDLSAEDEQALLERHMNRVTDTCIPEEEAMRRLERALLDEWRRADAAGERLFPHEFLYRLIRSGALKEHYQIDPKDSWLVAAAEKDLPIVVPGWEDSTTGNMYAAHCLTGEITNVHTVKTGIEYMMALAEWYTKTAPEHSVGFYQIGGGIAGDFPICVVPMLHQDLQREGVPMWGYFCQISDSTTSYGSYSGAVPNEKITWGKLSVDTPKFIIESDATIVAPLMFALILGW is encoded by the coding sequence ATGTCTCAGACCGCTCAGACCGCAGCGCAAGCCAAGACCCAAGGTCCTGTTTCCGACTTTATCCGCCACCACTACCGCCACTTCAACGCCGCCGCGCTCGTCGACGCCGCCGACGCCTACACGGCGCACCTCGCCTCGGGGGGCCACATGATGGTGACGCTCGCGGGGGCCATGAGCACCGCCGAGCTGGGGCTCTCGCTCGCGGAGATGATCCGCGCCGACAAGGTGCACATCATCTCGTGCACCGGCGCGAACCTAGAGGAGGATGTCTTTAACCTCATCGCCCACGACTTTTACGAGCGGGTGCCCGCGTGGCGCGACCTGAGCGCCGAGGACGAGCAGGCGCTTTTGGAGCGCCACATGAACCGCGTGACCGACACCTGCATCCCCGAAGAGGAGGCGATGCGGCGGCTCGAGCGCGCTTTGCTCGACGAGTGGCGGCGCGCGGACGCGGCCGGCGAGCGCCTGTTCCCGCACGAATTTCTCTACCGCCTCATCCGCTCGGGGGCGCTTAAAGAGCACTATCAGATCGACCCCAAAGACTCGTGGTTGGTGGCCGCCGCCGAAAAAGACCTGCCGATCGTTGTCCCCGGTTGGGAGGACTCGACGACCGGCAACATGTACGCCGCGCACTGCCTCACCGGCGAGATCACAAACGTCCACACGGTCAAGACCGGCATCGAGTACATGATGGCGCTCGCCGAGTGGTACACGAAGACCGCGCCGGAGCACTCGGTAGGCTTTTACCAGATCGGCGGCGGCATCGCGGGCGACTTTCCCATCTGTGTGGTGCCGATGCTGCACCAGGACCTGCAACGCGAAGGCGTGCCGATGTGGGGCTACTTCTGCCAGATCAGCGACTCGACGACCTCCTACGGGTCGTACTCGGGCGCGGTGCCCAACGAGAAGATCACCTGGGGCAAGCTCTCGGTCGACACGCCCAAGTTCATCATCGAGTCGGACGCGACCATCGTGGCGCCTTTGATGTTCGCGCTGATCCTCGGCTGGTGA
- a CDS encoding NAD(P)(+) transhydrogenase (Re/Si-specific) subunit beta yields the protein MSVLTNLLYIAASVFFIYGLKMLGRADTARRGNLVSAIGMLLAVVATLLVGGLNLVWVAVGVLVGAAIGAVAAYRVKMTAMPEMVALFNGSGGLASLLVGWAEYHRALLTPTFTAVAIFFAVLIGGVAFTGSLVAFGKLSERLPGRPILFPNQHLYNAALGALALAFGAMFALAPDTVGGYLAFALALLAALVLGVTLVIPIGGADMPIVISLLNAYSGIAASAAGFVLQNNVLIVAGSLVGASGLILTSIMCKAMNRSLTNVLFGGFGAAQGASAAGGAQGEVRAITADDAYFLLEAASNVLIVPGYGMAVAQAQHAVKELADLLEENGAEVRYAIHPVAGRMPGHMNVLLAEANVPYEQLVEPDDVNPTMDAVDVAIVIGANDVVNPAARENPGSPLYGMPIIDVDRARTVFVLKRSLASGFSGVENPLFFKENARMLFGDAKGTVSQLVAAFKEALRDAA from the coding sequence GTGAGCGTGCTGACCAACCTCCTCTACATCGCCGCGTCGGTCTTCTTTATCTACGGCCTTAAGATGCTGGGCCGCGCCGACACCGCGCGCCGCGGCAACCTCGTGTCGGCCATCGGGATGCTCCTAGCGGTCGTCGCGACGCTCCTCGTGGGCGGCCTCAACCTCGTCTGGGTGGCCGTCGGGGTGCTCGTCGGCGCCGCCATCGGGGCGGTCGCCGCGTACCGCGTCAAGATGACCGCCATGCCGGAGATGGTGGCGCTCTTTAACGGCTCGGGGGGGCTCGCGAGCCTCCTGGTGGGGTGGGCGGAGTACCACCGGGCGCTCCTGACGCCGACCTTTACCGCTGTGGCCATCTTTTTCGCCGTGCTCATCGGCGGGGTGGCCTTTACGGGGAGCCTCGTGGCGTTCGGCAAGCTCTCCGAACGGCTCCCGGGGCGGCCCATCCTGTTTCCCAACCAGCACCTCTACAACGCCGCGCTCGGGGCCCTGGCGCTCGCTTTCGGCGCGATGTTCGCCTTAGCGCCCGACACGGTGGGCGGCTACCTGGCCTTCGCCCTCGCGCTCCTCGCCGCGCTCGTGCTGGGCGTCACGCTCGTCATCCCCATCGGCGGGGCGGACATGCCGATCGTCATCTCGCTGCTGAACGCCTACTCGGGGATCGCGGCGAGCGCGGCGGGGTTCGTGCTGCAAAACAACGTGCTCATCGTCGCGGGCTCGCTCGTCGGGGCGAGCGGGTTGATCCTGACGAGCATCATGTGCAAGGCGATGAACCGCTCCCTGACCAACGTGCTCTTCGGCGGGTTCGGGGCGGCGCAGGGCGCTTCGGCTGCGGGGGGGGCGCAGGGGGAGGTCCGGGCGATCACGGCCGACGACGCCTACTTCTTGCTCGAGGCGGCGAGTAACGTGCTCATCGTCCCGGGCTACGGCATGGCGGTCGCGCAGGCGCAGCACGCCGTCAAGGAGCTGGCTGACCTCTTGGAGGAAAACGGCGCGGAGGTGCGCTACGCCATCCACCCCGTCGCGGGCCGGATGCCGGGGCACATGAACGTGCTTTTGGCCGAAGCGAACGTGCCCTATGAGCAGCTCGTCGAACCCGACGACGTCAACCCGACGATGGACGCCGTCGACGTCGCTATCGTGATCGGCGCAAACGACGTGGTCAACCCCGCCGCCCGTGAAAACCCCGGCAGCCCCCTCTACGGGATGCCGATTATCGACGTTGACAGAGCGCGCACGGTGTTCGTGCTCAAACGCTCCCTGGCGTCGGGCTTCTCGGGGGTCGAGAACCCACTGTTTTTCAAGGAGAACGCCCGGATGCTCTTTGGCGACGCCAAGGGGACGGTGTCGCAGCTCGTCGCGGCGTTTAAGGAGGCGTTGCGGGACGCGGCTTAA
- a CDS encoding uridine kinase, whose amino-acid sequence MNLRRALLEAVAERLLATPSPFVLRVAIDGVDGAGKTTFADELAPLLAPSRAVIRASVDGFHHPREVRYRRGRTSPEGFYRDSYNYGALKRFLLDPLSPGGSGYYRTAVYDVEAERPVEVPEKLAAPGSVLLLDGIFLHRPELRDAWDVSVWLEVPFEVSVPRGAARGPGFGSPDPHAESNRRYIEGQRLYMSEAEPRRHATMVVNNEDVNAPYVVAR is encoded by the coding sequence ATGAACCTTCGCCGAGCGCTCCTCGAGGCGGTCGCCGAACGTCTCTTGGCGACCCCTTCGCCCTTCGTCCTCCGGGTCGCCATCGACGGGGTGGACGGCGCGGGCAAGACGACCTTCGCCGACGAACTCGCGCCCCTTCTCGCCCCAAGCCGAGCGGTCATCCGCGCCTCCGTGGACGGCTTTCACCATCCGAGAGAGGTGCGCTACCGACGTGGGCGCACCTCGCCGGAGGGGTTCTACCGCGACTCGTACAACTACGGGGCGCTAAAGCGCTTTTTGCTGGACCCCCTGAGCCCCGGTGGGTCGGGGTACTACCGGACTGCCGTCTACGATGTTGAAGCGGAGCGGCCGGTCGAGGTGCCCGAGAAGCTCGCGGCGCCCGGTAGCGTGCTGCTGCTCGACGGTATCTTTTTGCACCGCCCCGAACTGCGCGACGCCTGGGACGTGTCGGTGTGGCTCGAGGTCCCCTTCGAGGTGTCCGTACCCAGAGGCGCTGCTCGCGGGCCCGGCTTCGGCTCCCCCGACCCCCACGCCGAGAGTAACCGCCGCTACATAGAGGGGCAGAGGCTATACATGTCTGAAGCCGAGCCTCGGCGCCACGCCACGATGGTCGTCAACAACGAGGATGTGAACGCACCCTATGTCGTGGCGCGATGA
- a CDS encoding TetR/AcrR family transcriptional regulator, whose protein sequence is MTPTPLKTPKRAAGEDLRVTRTRRALGEALVALTLERGFEHLSVRDLAERAGVGYATFFRHYASKEALLEAVSEATLRELTELLGPLSATDDPRGAGTRLFRHAAANAALYRVLLRTRHHGPLQRALEVAARSFRETFDDRPGSAVPLEVAAHHVVHACVALLEWWLERDMPYPPERMGDVFGALIVGPTKAALQAKG, encoded by the coding sequence TTGACGCCGACGCCGCTAAAGACGCCTAAGCGCGCCGCGGGGGAGGACCTGCGCGTCACCCGCACGCGCCGCGCCCTAGGGGAGGCGCTCGTCGCGCTCACCCTCGAGCGCGGCTTCGAGCACCTGAGCGTCCGCGACCTCGCCGAGCGGGCGGGCGTCGGCTACGCCACCTTTTTCCGGCACTACGCGAGCAAAGAGGCGCTCTTAGAGGCCGTTTCGGAGGCGACGCTGCGGGAGCTCACCGAACTCTTGGGGCCCCTGTCGGCCACCGACGACCCCAGGGGGGCGGGCACGCGGCTCTTTAGGCACGCCGCCGCCAACGCCGCGCTCTACCGGGTGCTGCTGCGCACCCGCCACCACGGCCCTTTGCAACGCGCCCTGGAGGTCGCCGCGAGAAGCTTTCGCGAGACCTTCGACGACCGTCCGGGGAGCGCTGTGCCCTTGGAGGTCGCCGCGCATCACGTCGTCCACGCCTGCGTTGCGTTACTCGAGTGGTGGCTCGAGCGGGACATGCCCTATCCCCCTGAGCGCATGGGGGACGTGTTTGGCGCGCTTATCGTCGGGCCGACCAAGGCGGCGCTGCAAGCAAAGGGGTGA
- the hisF gene encoding imidazole glycerol phosphate synthase subunit HisF — protein sequence MLAKRIIPCLDVHNGRTTRGQQFGRAEHGELRDVGDPVALALRYDEGGADELVFYDITATAEGRGAMLDIITQVAERCFMPLTVGGGVRTLADFRALFLAGADKVSINSGAVANPEVVRAAAEHYGSQAVVFSIDAKKRPDASGWEVYVAGGRKATGLDLLEWAVRGQELGAGEIVLNSIDADGMKTGYDLEATRAVARAVDIPVIASGGAGNALHMRDVLLYGEADAALAAGIFHSGQTTVGEVKRLLAAAGVHVRLVQHATLGW from the coding sequence GTGTTAGCCAAACGCATCATCCCCTGCCTGGACGTGCACAACGGGCGCACGACCCGCGGCCAACAGTTCGGCCGAGCCGAGCACGGTGAGCTAAGAGACGTCGGCGACCCCGTCGCCCTGGCGCTGCGCTACGACGAGGGGGGCGCCGACGAGCTCGTCTTTTACGACATCACCGCGACCGCGGAGGGGCGGGGCGCGATGCTCGACATCATCACGCAGGTGGCCGAGCGCTGCTTTATGCCCCTCACCGTCGGCGGAGGGGTGCGGACGCTCGCCGACTTTCGCGCGCTCTTTTTGGCGGGGGCCGACAAGGTCTCCATCAACTCGGGGGCGGTGGCGAACCCCGAGGTGGTGCGCGCGGCAGCCGAGCACTACGGGTCGCAGGCGGTGGTGTTCTCCATCGACGCCAAAAAGCGCCCGGACGCCTCCGGTTGGGAGGTCTACGTGGCGGGGGGGCGCAAGGCCACGGGGTTGGACCTGCTCGAGTGGGCCGTGCGGGGTCAGGAGCTCGGGGCGGGGGAGATCGTCTTAAATAGCATCGACGCTGACGGGATGAAAACGGGGTACGACCTTGAGGCGACCCGCGCCGTGGCGCGCGCCGTGGACATCCCTGTGATCGCCTCGGGGGGGGCTGGCAACGCCCTTCACATGCGCGACGTACTGCTCTACGGCGAGGCCGACGCGGCCCTGGCGGCGGGCATCTTCCATAGCGGCCAGACGACCGTGGGCGAGGTCAAGCGCCTCTTGGCCGCGGCGGGCGTGCACGTGAGGCTCGTGCAGCATGCTACACTCGGTTGGTGA
- a CDS encoding Clp protease N-terminal domain-containing protein, with product MVHFAREESAQLGHTMVGPEHLLLGLLREGGGGARVLHELGLSLEGARRRVVALIGVGAGLPRGEVAALTPSARLVMAFALSEARALGSRLVTTEHLLLGLLRGGDGLVFRVLQRAGVAPSELRRRLKLSGAAAGMPEERLLAPLYFRAAPEAAPPPATATRGGWRLLGRGARHLLRRR from the coding sequence GTGGTTCACTTCGCGCGCGAGGAGAGCGCGCAGCTCGGCCACACCATGGTGGGGCCCGAACACCTGCTGCTGGGGCTGCTGCGCGAGGGCGGGGGCGGCGCTAGGGTGTTGCACGAGCTGGGGTTGAGCCTCGAGGGGGCGCGCCGGCGCGTCGTCGCGCTCATCGGTGTCGGTGCCGGTCTGCCGCGCGGCGAGGTCGCCGCGCTCACCCCGAGCGCGCGCCTGGTGATGGCGTTCGCGCTCTCCGAAGCGCGCGCGCTTGGGAGCCGTTTGGTGACGACCGAACACCTGCTCCTCGGGCTCTTACGCGGCGGTGACGGGCTGGTTTTCAGGGTGCTGCAGCGCGCCGGGGTGGCGCCGAGCGAGCTTCGCCGCCGCCTTAAGCTCTCGGGCGCCGCTGCGGGGATGCCCGAGGAGCGGCTGCTGGCGCCCCTGTACTTTCGGGCTGCCCCCGAAGCGGCGCCCCCGCCCGCGACGGCGACCCGGGGGGGGTGGCGGCTGCTGGGGCGCGGGGCGCGGCACCTGCTGCGGCGGCGTTAG